The Synechococcus sp. RS9909 genomic interval AACGCCTGGCCGCGACCAGATCGGGGAGGGCGTCCACGACGGCGAGCACGCTGTCGCGCAGGCTGCGCGCCGCCAGGGAGCTGGCCAGGCCCACCACCAGCACGGCGGCAGCCCAGGGCGATGGCAGGGGCGAGCCAGGCAACACCAACCGTTCCAAGGCCCAGCCGCAGGTGCCACTGCCCAGCACCAGCACCAGCGTGATCAGCCCACCGCCGGCGCGAAGGCCCAGGCGGTTGTCCCCTGCGAGCCGTTCAACGCATCGGCGCACGATGGTGATGCAGCGCCCCATCCACACCACGGGATGGGGGCACCAGCGGGGATCACCCAGCAGCAGGTCGAGGCCTGCTGCGGCGATCACGTAGAGGAAGGTCTGACTCAGGCCGCCTTCAGCCAGCTGAACATCGAGCGCAGCCCTTTGCCTACCTTCTCGATCGGATGCTCAGCATCGCGGTCGCGGATTTTGTTCATTTCAGGCTTGCCGGCTTCGCATTCCGCCACGAAGTTGCGGGCGAAGGTGCCGTCCTGGATGTCGGTCAGGATCCGCTTCATCTCGGCCTTGGTGTCGGCGGTGATCAGACGTGGTCCGCTCACATAATCGCCGTACTCAGCGGTGTTGGAGATGGAATCGCGCATGGCGGTGAGACCGCCCTTCACCATCAGATCCACGATCAACTTCACCTCGTGGAGGCATTCGAAGTAGGCGAGCTCGGGCTGATAGCCGGCGTCCACCAGGGTTTCAAAGCCTGCCTTCACCAGCTCGGAGAGGCCACCGCAGAGCACGGCCTGCTCCCCGAACAGATCGGTTTCCGTTTCTTCCTTGAAGTTGGTCTCGAGGATGCCGGCACGGGTGCCGCCAATGCCCTTGGCGTAGGCCATCGCCAGCGCGCGCGCCTTGCCGGAGGCGTCCTGCTCAATGGCGAAGAGGGCGGGAACTCCCTGGCCGTTCTGGTATTCCCAGCGCACGGTGTGGCCGGGGCCTTTGGGGGCGATCATCACTACGTCCACATCGGTGGGAGGCTGGATCAGGCCGAAACGGATGTTGAAGCCGTGGGCGAAGCTCAGCACCTTGCCGGCGCTCAGATGGGGCGCGATCTCCTTGTCGTACACCTCCTTCTGGAATTCGTCGGGCAGGAGCACCATGATCCAGTCGGCCTTGGCGGCCGCCTCGGCCACGCTCAGAACGTCCAGGCCATCCGCCTTGGCTTTCTCTGCGGAACGGCTGCCGGCGTAGAGGCCCACCACCACATCCACGCCGCTGTCCTTCAGGTTGAGGGCATGGGCGTGGCCCTGGGAGCCGTAGCCGATGATGGCCACCGTCTTGCCGCTGAGCAGCGAGAGATCGGCATCGGTGTCGTAGAAGAGCTGGGCCATCCGGGCGGCGTGCAAAGCGGAGAAGATGCTGAGCTTACGCAAGCGCCTGTCGTTCAGGCCTCGTTGGGATGGGAGATCACCCGGTCAATCAGGCCGTAGTCCTTGGCTTCCTCGGCGCTGAGGAAATAGTCGCGATCGGTGTCTTTCTCGATCGTCTCGAAACTCTTGCCGGTCATCGCAGCCATGGAGCGGTTGAGCATCTCTTTGATGCGCAGAATCTCGTTGGCTTCGATCTCGATGTCGCTGGCCTGCCGCTGGGCCGTGCCGCCGAGGGGTTGGTGGATCATGATCCGGCTGTGAGGCAGGGCCAGGCGCTTGCCCTTGGTGCCTGCCGCCAGCAGGAAGGCCCCCATCGATGCGGCGAGTCCCACGCAGATCGTCACCACGTCACTCTTGACGTATTGCATCGTGTCGTAGATCGCCAGCCCCGCTGTCACCGAGCCGCCAGGGGAGTTGATGTAGAGATAGATCGGTTTGCTGCTGTCGTCCGAATCCAGATACAGCATCTGGGCCACCAGGCTGTTGGCGATGCCGTCGTTCACTTCCTGACCGAGAAAGAGGATGCGCTCCACCCCCAGACGGGTGTAAATGTCGACCCACCGCTCCATCTGGCTGCCTGGCAGGCGGTAGGGAACGCTGGGGGTACCGATCGGCATGGGTCCGGGCTGAGAAGGGAACGGGGAAAGGGACGGGAGCGCTTCGGGCGCCTGACGGGTTTAGACCGCTGCTGGTGCAGCGGTCGGCAGCTCCTTGCGACTGCCCAACACCCGATCGATCAGGCCATACTCCACAGCCTGCTCTGGTGTGAGATAGCTCATCCTGTCGGAATCCTTGGCGAGCTGCTCAACGCTGCGACCGGTGTTCTCAGAAAGGATCTCGAGCATCGCCCGTTTGTTGTGCAGCACTTCCTTGGCCCGGATCTGAATGTCCGTGGCCTGGCCCCGGGCGCCGCTGCGGGGCTGGTGCAGCACGATCGACGCGTGGGGCAGAGCGGCCCGCTGCCCCTTGGTGCCGGCGGAGAGGATCACCGCCGCCGTTCCCATGGCCTGACCGATGCAGATGGTGTGCACAGGGGGCTTCACGTAGCGGAGGGTGTCGCAGATGGCGAAAGCCTCCGTTTCAAAGCCGATCGCATCGCCGGTATACCAGCTGGTGCCTGTGGAATTGATATAGAAGTAAATCGGCTTGTCGGGATTGTCGAACTCCAGATACAGCAGCTGGGCAATGATCAACTCGGTGACGTCGAGCCCGAGCTGTCGCTTGGTGTCGTCATCGGAGAACAGCGGCAGCCCCAGATACACGATCCGCTCCTTGAGCATCAGAGAGGGCAGATCCGGCGGTGGTGTGCGCAACACCGTGGACTCCCCGTAATAGGGCGCAGACGTGGTCATCCTCAGCACATCCCCTGGCGTTTCGGGAGCCTAGCGGGGGCTGGCTGGTCAGGTGTGCTCATGGGCCTGGCTTGGCAGGGCGGGAGGGCCGATTCGGTTTGGCGGGCTTTCCGGCGGCAGCTTCCTTCTCCAGACGGGCAAACACCATCCGACCGGAGGAACTCTGCAGCGCGCCGGTCACCACCACAGGACGGCGCTCGCCGATCGCCGTTCGCGCCCCTTCCACCACCACCATCGTGCCGTCCTCGAGGTAGCCCACCCCCTGGTTGTCCTCCTTGCCC includes:
- a CDS encoding ATP-dependent Clp protease proteolytic subunit, translating into MTTSAPYYGESTVLRTPPPDLPSLMLKERIVYLGLPLFSDDDTKRQLGLDVTELIIAQLLYLEFDNPDKPIYFYINSTGTSWYTGDAIGFETEAFAICDTLRYVKPPVHTICIGQAMGTAAVILSAGTKGQRAALPHASIVLHQPRSGARGQATDIQIRAKEVLHNKRAMLEILSENTGRSVEQLAKDSDRMSYLTPEQAVEYGLIDRVLGSRKELPTAAPAAV
- a CDS encoding ATP-dependent Clp protease proteolytic subunit; amino-acid sequence: MPIGTPSVPYRLPGSQMERWVDIYTRLGVERILFLGQEVNDGIANSLVAQMLYLDSDDSSKPIYLYINSPGGSVTAGLAIYDTMQYVKSDVVTICVGLAASMGAFLLAAGTKGKRLALPHSRIMIHQPLGGTAQRQASDIEIEANEILRIKEMLNRSMAAMTGKSFETIEKDTDRDYFLSAEEAKDYGLIDRVISHPNEA
- the ilvC gene encoding ketol-acid reductoisomerase, giving the protein MAQLFYDTDADLSLLSGKTVAIIGYGSQGHAHALNLKDSGVDVVVGLYAGSRSAEKAKADGLDVLSVAEAAAKADWIMVLLPDEFQKEVYDKEIAPHLSAGKVLSFAHGFNIRFGLIQPPTDVDVVMIAPKGPGHTVRWEYQNGQGVPALFAIEQDASGKARALAMAYAKGIGGTRAGILETNFKEETETDLFGEQAVLCGGLSELVKAGFETLVDAGYQPELAYFECLHEVKLIVDLMVKGGLTAMRDSISNTAEYGDYVSGPRLITADTKAEMKRILTDIQDGTFARNFVAECEAGKPEMNKIRDRDAEHPIEKVGKGLRSMFSWLKAA